Proteins found in one Bremerella volcania genomic segment:
- a CDS encoding sigma-54-dependent transcriptional regulator, with amino-acid sequence MIDAMKKTSPSHSVLIVDDNPHSRESLCDAVSMIGYQTASCGSGREALERLAKQSFDVVVTDLQMPGMDGLQLVREVRAKHEKTQLVMVTAHGSIHTAVDAMRFGALDYLEKPVQVESLESAIQRAIESTSRGDRATAIPPGGDSDSVVMIGDSSAMQTLRQRIALVAPTDETILITGESGTGKELVARSIHQASRRRAQAMISLNCPVLSAHLMESELFGHERGAFTSADHARIGRFELADKGTILLDEITEIDLPLQAKLLRVLQEKRFEKVGSSATVEADVRVLATSNRDLLAEVAAGRFRQDLYYRLNVVPIELPPLRSRTEDIPVLVDYFLNAAVVRVGREMLTVADSAMELLQSHPWPGNVRELENIITRAALLTIGHDLTPEQIRPWLSENNQESISLQSTGNVSVVGMRLEDMERQLIEQTLEHYEGHREKTATALGISVRTLSNKLRSYGLAPRARTFAHV; translated from the coding sequence ATGATCGACGCCATGAAAAAGACCTCTCCCAGTCATTCCGTGTTAATCGTCGACGACAACCCGCACTCACGCGAGAGCCTGTGTGATGCCGTTTCGATGATCGGCTATCAAACGGCTAGCTGCGGCAGCGGGCGCGAGGCGCTCGAGCGGCTCGCCAAACAGTCGTTCGACGTCGTGGTGACCGACCTGCAGATGCCTGGCATGGATGGGCTGCAACTGGTGCGGGAAGTCCGCGCCAAGCATGAGAAGACACAACTGGTGATGGTCACCGCCCACGGAAGCATTCATACGGCGGTCGATGCGATGCGGTTCGGTGCGCTCGATTACCTGGAAAAGCCGGTCCAGGTCGAATCGCTCGAATCGGCGATTCAGCGAGCCATCGAGTCGACCAGCCGCGGCGATCGTGCGACCGCGATTCCACCGGGTGGCGATAGCGATTCGGTCGTGATGATCGGCGATAGCTCGGCCATGCAGACCTTGCGTCAGCGGATCGCACTAGTGGCACCGACGGACGAAACGATTCTGATCACCGGTGAAAGTGGCACCGGCAAGGAACTGGTTGCCCGGTCGATTCATCAAGCCAGCCGTCGTCGCGCCCAGGCGATGATCAGCCTGAATTGCCCAGTTCTTTCGGCTCACCTGATGGAAAGCGAATTGTTCGGCCACGAACGAGGTGCGTTTACCAGTGCCGATCACGCCCGGATCGGTCGTTTTGAGCTGGCCGACAAGGGAACGATTTTGCTCGACGAAATCACCGAGATCGATCTGCCGCTGCAGGCCAAGCTGCTTCGCGTGCTGCAGGAAAAACGATTCGAGAAGGTAGGCAGCAGTGCGACAGTGGAAGCCGACGTACGGGTGCTGGCAACTTCCAACCGCGATCTGCTGGCCGAAGTCGCGGCCGGTCGTTTTCGCCAAGACCTTTATTACCGGTTAAACGTCGTCCCGATTGAGCTTCCGCCACTTCGTAGTCGCACCGAAGACATCCCGGTGTTGGTCGATTACTTCCTCAACGCGGCGGTGGTTCGTGTGGGGCGTGAGATGCTAACGGTTGCGGATTCGGCGATGGAGTTGCTGCAAAGTCATCCCTGGCCCGGCAATGTTCGCGAGTTGGAGAACATCATCACGCGAGCCGCTCTACTGACGATCGGCCACGATCTGACCCCCGAACAGATTCGACCTTGGCTTAGCGAGAACAACCAGGAATCGATTTCGCTCCAGTCGACCGGCAACGTTTCCGTCGTCGGCATGCGTCTGGAAGACATGGAACGACAACTGATCGAACAAACGCTCGAGCACTATGAAGGGCATCGCGAAAAGACCGCGACGGCTCTGGGGATTAGTGTGCGGACGTTGAGTAACAAACTGCGAAGCTACGGCCTGGCACCCCGGGCCCGTACTTTCGCTCATGTTTAA
- a CDS encoding flagellar basal body rod protein FlgB has protein sequence MMENSIFNANTVPVLEQVVNFAQKRHSILATNIANQRVPGYKGRDLNVDRFHEVLSEAIERKNNPNEPISQGLVHTKDGDPMREVKDSLNGILFHDESNLDIEKQVAELSKNQTMHNTALAIMESQFRLLGVAISERV, from the coding sequence ATGATGGAAAACTCGATCTTCAACGCGAATACCGTTCCTGTTCTCGAACAGGTCGTCAACTTCGCGCAGAAGCGTCACTCCATTTTAGCGACCAACATCGCCAACCAGCGCGTACCCGGTTACAAGGGACGCGACCTGAACGTCGATCGCTTTCACGAAGTGCTTTCCGAGGCGATCGAGCGAAAAAACAACCCCAACGAACCCATCTCGCAGGGGCTCGTCCACACCAAGGACGGCGACCCAATGCGGGAGGTGAAGGATTCGCTCAACGGCATTTTGTTTCACGACGAGAGCAACCTCGACATCGAAAAGCAGGTCGCCGAGCTGTCCAAGAACCAGACGATGCACAACACGGCCTTGGCGATCATGGAAAGCCAGTTTCGTTTGTTGGGCGTCGCCATTAGTGAACGCGTTTAA
- the flgC gene encoding flagellar basal body rod protein FlgC, whose amino-acid sequence MISALDISTSGLIAQRERLTTISQNIANMSSLRDANGRIGPYKAKHVILETDHELATSSGAAGVKVAEVREDDVEPKRRWQPDHPLAIQDGKWKGYVEYPNVDMTEQFVDALEASRAYESNVGVIEMTKNMTSQTLRILA is encoded by the coding sequence ATGATCTCCGCATTGGATATCAGCACCAGTGGGCTCATCGCACAACGCGAACGCCTGACCACGATTTCGCAGAATATTGCGAATATGTCCTCACTACGTGACGCCAACGGCCGCATTGGTCCTTACAAGGCCAAGCACGTCATCCTGGAAACCGACCACGAGTTGGCAACTTCCAGCGGCGCTGCTGGGGTGAAAGTTGCCGAGGTTCGTGAAGACGATGTCGAGCCGAAGCGACGCTGGCAGCCTGATCATCCCTTGGCCATCCAAGATGGCAAATGGAAAGGGTATGTCGAGTATCCCAACGTCGACATGACGGAACAATTTGTCGATGCGTTGGAGGCAAGCCGAGCCTACGAATCGAACGTGGGTGTGATTGAAATGACCAAGAACATGACGAGCCAAACGCTCCGTATTTTGGCGTAA
- the fliE gene encoding flagellar hook-basal body complex protein FliE, which produces MASINAIQQQLNIPQTPNPLPGKPENGPESFGKFLLEGIQEVNQMQQDADRAVESLFTGGDVNPAEVLTAVQKADMSFKMMLQVRNKMMQAYAEVKDIRV; this is translated from the coding sequence ATGGCATCCATTAACGCAATTCAACAGCAACTGAACATCCCTCAGACCCCCAATCCCTTGCCAGGCAAGCCGGAGAATGGGCCAGAGTCGTTCGGCAAATTCCTGCTCGAAGGAATTCAGGAAGTAAACCAGATGCAACAGGATGCCGACCGTGCGGTCGAGTCCCTGTTCACCGGCGGCGATGTTAACCCGGCCGAGGTGTTGACCGCCGTTCAGAAAGCCGACATGTCCTTCAAAATGATGCTGCAGGTGCGCAACAAGATGATGCAAGCCTACGCCGAAGTGAAAGATATTCGCGTTTAA